A window from Piliocolobus tephrosceles isolate RC106 chromosome 11, ASM277652v3, whole genome shotgun sequence encodes these proteins:
- the C11H2orf66 gene encoding uncharacterized protein C2orf66 homolog, with translation MIIDSSPIPSFTQLHSTMTRASLLLLCVALVLLWHVNGATLRNKDKWKPLNNPRNRDLFFRRLQAYFKGRGLDLGTFPNPFPTNENPRPLSFQSELTASASAAYEEQKNSFHNYLKG, from the exons ATGATCATTGACAGCTCCCCCATCCCCTCTTTCACTCAGCTTCACTCCACCATGACCAGAGCATCTCTCCTGCTACTATGTGTTGCCCTGGTGCTGCTTTGGCATGTGAATGGAGCCACACtaagaaacaaagacaaatggAAGCCACTCAACAACCCCAGAAACAGAGATCTG tttTTCAGAAGACTTCAGGCATATTTTAAGGGCAGAGGTCTTGATCTTGGAACATTTCCAAATCCTTTCCCCACGAATGAGAATCCTAGACCTCTCTCTTTCCAATCAGAACTTACTGCTTCTGCATCTGCGGCTTATGAAGAGCAGAAAAACTCCTTTCACAATTATCTCAAAGGCTGA